The Callospermophilus lateralis isolate mCalLat2 chromosome 3, mCalLat2.hap1, whole genome shotgun sequence genome has a segment encoding these proteins:
- the Ptgdr gene encoding prostaglandin D2 receptor, translating into MKSPFYPCQNTTSVEKGNSATMGGVLFSAGLLGNLLALGLLARSGLGSCRPRPPRPQPSVFYVLVCGLTITDLLGKCLISPVVLAAYAQNRSLRGLMPASGDESLCQTFAFFMSFFGLASTLQLLAMALECWLSLGHPFFYQRHITLRRGVLVAPVVGAFCLAFCALPLLGFGKFIQYCPGTWCFIRMVRDDSIWVVVYSVLYSTLMALVVLAIVLCNLGAMRNLYTMHQRLRRHTRCGLRDIAEPGAGKKVASSHPLEELDHLLLLALMTVLFTMCSVPLIYRSYYGAVQDATEESDDLLALRFLSVISIVDPWIFIIFRTSVFRMFFHKIFIRPLMYRNWQSHSYQTNVESSL; encoded by the exons ATGAAGTCTCCCTTCTATCCGTGCCAGAACACCACCTCGGTGGAGAAAGGCAACTCAGCGACGATGGGCGGGGTACTGTTTAGTGCGGGCCTCCTGGGCAACCTGCTGGCCCTGGGGCTGCTGGCGCGCTCAGGGCTAGGGTCTTGCCGACCGCGCCCGCCGCGCCCGCAGCCCTCGGTATTCTACGTGCTGGTGTGCGGTCTGACCATCACCGACTTGCTGGGCAAGTGCCTGATAAGCCCGGTGGTTCTGGCTGCCTATGCGCAAAATCGGAGCCTGCGGGGGCTAATGCCTGCGTCAGGCGACGAGTCGCTGTGCCAAACCTTCGCTTTCTTCATGTCTTTCTTTGGGCTCGCATCGACGTTACAGCTCCTGGCCATGGCTCTGGAATGCTGGCTTTCCCTGGGGCACCCCTTCTTCTACCAACGGCACATCACCCTACGCCGGGGCGTACTCGTGGCTCCGGTGGTGGGTGCATTCTGCCTGGCTTTCTGCGCACTACCCTTGTTGGGTTTCGGGAAATTCATTCAGTACTGCCCGGGCACCTGGTGCTTCATCCGGATGGTCCGCGATGACTCGATCTGGGTGGTGGTCTACTCTGTTCTCTACTCCACGCTCATGGCGCTGGTGGTTCTTGCCATCGTTCTGTGCAACCTGGGGGCGATGCGCAACCTTTACACCATGCACCAGCGACTGAGACGACACACGCGCTGCGGACTCAGGGACATCGCGGAGCCAGGCGCGGGAAAGAAGGTGGCATCCTCACATCCCTTGGAGGAGCTGGATCACCTCCTGCTGCTGGCCCTCATGACCGTGCTCTTCACTATGTGCTCTGTGCCTTTAATT TATCGTTCCTACTATGGAGCTGTCCAGGATGCCACTGAAGAATCGGACGATCTTCTAGCCTTGCGTTTCCTGTCTGTGATTTCAATTGTGGACCCATGGATTTTCATCATATTCAGaacttcagtatttcgaatgtttTTCCACAAGATTTTCATAAGACCTCTTATGTATAGAAACTGGCAGAGCCATTCCTATCAAACTAATGTGGAATCCAGTTTGTGA